A section of the Halichoerus grypus chromosome 11, mHalGry1.hap1.1, whole genome shotgun sequence genome encodes:
- the C11H11orf96 gene encoding uncharacterized protein C11orf96 homolog: MAAAKPGELMGICSSYQAVMPHFVCLADEFPQPVRPAKLSKGKGRLRRPRQSRFKTQPVTFDEIQEVEEEGVSPMEEEKAKKSFLQSLECLRRSTQSLSLQREQLSSCKLRNSLDSSDSDSAL, from the coding sequence ATGGCGGCCGCCAAGCCCGGCGAGCTGATGGGCATCTGCTCCAGCTACCAGGCGGTGATGCCGCACTTCGTGTGCCTGGCCGACGAGTTCCCGCAGCCCGTGCGGCCCGCCAAGCTGTCCAAGGGCAAGGGCCGGCTGCGGCGGCCGCGCCAGTCCCGCTTCAAGACGCAGCCGGTGACCTTCGACGAGAtccaggaggtggaggaggaaggggtgtcCCCCATGGAGGAGGAGAAGGCCAAGAAGTCGTTCCTGCAGAGCCTGGAGTGCCTGCGCCGCAGCACGCAGAGCCTGTCGCTGCAGAGGGAGCAGCTCAGCAGCTGCAAGCTGAGGAACAGCCTGGACTCCAGCGACTCCGACTCGGCCCTGTGA